In a single window of the Nocardiopsis composta genome:
- a CDS encoding MarR family winged helix-turn-helix transcriptional regulator: MDAVAASGGEVVFREFLSAIVLNAQAIADRLGLRLIDVQAAHLVTQAGPLTAGALAERLGTPTATTTRVIDRLERAGYVRRVRDPHDRRRVAVEAVPGGMGEADAMFEPTRRHLAALGERYTPEQVALMFDMFTFVTRAFKDATAEIRRGGEGR; the protein is encoded by the coding sequence GTGGACGCAGTGGCGGCCTCCGGCGGCGAGGTCGTGTTCCGCGAGTTCCTCAGCGCGATCGTGCTGAACGCCCAGGCGATCGCCGACCGCCTGGGGCTGCGGCTGATCGATGTGCAGGCCGCCCACCTGGTGACCCAGGCCGGCCCGCTGACCGCGGGCGCCCTGGCCGAGCGGCTCGGCACGCCGACCGCCACCACCACCCGGGTCATCGACCGCCTGGAGCGCGCCGGCTACGTGCGGCGGGTGCGCGACCCGCACGACCGGCGCCGCGTCGCGGTGGAGGCCGTCCCCGGCGGGATGGGCGAGGCCGACGCCATGTTCGAGCCGACCCGCCGCCACCTGGCCGCGCTCGGCGAGCGCTACACCCCCGAGCAGGTCGCGCTGATGTTCGACATGTTCACCTTCGTCACCCGGGCCTTCAAGGACGCCACCGCGGAGATCCGCCGGGGCGGGGAGGGCCGCTGA
- a CDS encoding FAD-dependent oxidoreductase, producing MKVIVIGAGVGGLCAARGLLARGHEVEVYEKGEALRTGGAALGIYANGVAALDALGIRIDDLGRRLDSLEMADSDGRPRFTVDVASIDRRLGRQTRGVPRRDLLLRLAEGLPEQVLRFGARAESVRSAGRGAEVAFADGSTVRGDAVIGADGIHSPLRRALPGLPPAKATGWATWQALTPVRHDFTESHRSRCVQGPEGMCGNMPAGGGLLQWWFDVPWTPDSPAPASPAAMLRDRFARWTDPLVVELLDRAKDEDLGLYPHFLHEVPKVWGEGAATLLGDAAHAFPPAMAQGANQTIEDALALTRALGDAGEEVDVPEALRRYERTRRKGAALASSISSREMVTRNLPPAAVSRAVPDALWTWQFRATLSSISTVLRDGAPAPA from the coding sequence GTGAAGGTCATCGTCATCGGCGCGGGGGTGGGCGGGCTCTGCGCCGCCCGCGGGCTCCTCGCACGCGGACACGAGGTCGAGGTCTACGAGAAGGGCGAGGCGCTGCGCACCGGCGGCGCCGCACTGGGCATCTACGCCAACGGCGTCGCCGCGCTCGACGCCCTGGGGATCCGCATCGACGACCTCGGCCGGCGGCTGGACTCCCTGGAGATGGCCGACTCCGACGGGCGGCCGCGGTTCACCGTCGACGTCGCCTCCATCGACCGCCGGCTCGGCCGGCAGACCCGCGGCGTTCCCCGCCGCGACCTGCTGCTCCGCCTCGCCGAAGGGCTGCCCGAGCAGGTGCTGCGCTTCGGGGCCAGGGCCGAGTCCGTCCGCTCTGCGGGGCGCGGCGCCGAGGTCGCCTTCGCCGACGGCTCCACCGTGCGCGGCGACGCGGTGATCGGCGCCGACGGCATCCACTCGCCGCTGCGGCGCGCCCTGCCCGGCCTCCCGCCGGCCAAGGCCACCGGGTGGGCGACCTGGCAGGCACTGACCCCCGTCCGGCACGACTTCACCGAGAGCCACCGCTCCCGGTGCGTCCAGGGGCCGGAGGGCATGTGCGGCAACATGCCCGCCGGCGGCGGGCTGCTCCAGTGGTGGTTCGACGTGCCCTGGACGCCGGACTCTCCCGCACCGGCCTCCCCGGCCGCCATGCTCCGCGACCGCTTCGCGCGCTGGACCGACCCGCTGGTGGTCGAGCTGCTGGACCGGGCCAAGGACGAGGACCTGGGCCTGTACCCGCACTTCCTGCACGAGGTCCCCAAGGTCTGGGGCGAGGGCGCGGCCACCCTGCTCGGCGACGCCGCGCACGCCTTCCCGCCGGCCATGGCCCAGGGCGCCAACCAGACGATCGAGGACGCCCTGGCGCTGACCCGGGCGCTCGGCGACGCCGGTGAAGAGGTCGACGTCCCCGAGGCGCTGCGCCGCTACGAGCGCACCCGGCGCAAGGGGGCCGCGCTGGCCTCCTCCATCTCCAGCCGCGAGATGGTGACCCGGAACCTGCCCCCGGCCGCCGTCTCCCGGGCCGTGCCCGACGCGCTGTGGACCTGGCAGTTCCGCGCGACCCTCTCCTCGATCAGCACCGTGCTGCGCGACGGCGCCCCCGCACCGGCCTGA
- a CDS encoding class I SAM-dependent methyltransferase — MADDIEHAAGSAGIPPAVRAVYGPEDLSAVPSFAGGFINFGHWDGIPLDRPLGTEERVRSEQNLYRRVLEALGGTARQSAAEVGCGLGLGCALALREFGFAEVTGVDLHPEQLDRARRANAGLLAASPPRLHFVLGSAERMPFVGGAFDLLYSVEAAQHFRDLDAFAREAARVLRPGGRLAVASFFVPRGGAGEAEELARRLDGFATGLDVAHPLPGLLGALERAGLAAVEAESVGASVWPGLDRFLAGIDLPVQWPRNFLGAYRDGLLDYYVVTADRPADG; from the coding sequence ATGGCCGATGACATCGAGCACGCAGCCGGCTCCGCCGGGATCCCGCCCGCGGTACGGGCGGTCTACGGGCCGGAGGACCTGAGCGCGGTGCCCTCGTTCGCCGGGGGCTTCATCAACTTCGGGCACTGGGACGGGATCCCGCTGGACCGGCCGCTCGGCACCGAGGAGCGGGTCCGCAGCGAGCAGAACCTCTACCGGCGGGTGCTGGAGGCACTGGGCGGCACCGCGCGGCAGAGCGCCGCCGAGGTCGGCTGCGGCCTGGGGCTCGGCTGCGCCCTGGCCCTGCGGGAGTTCGGGTTCGCCGAGGTCACCGGGGTGGACCTGCACCCCGAGCAGCTGGACCGGGCCCGCCGGGCCAACGCCGGGCTGCTCGCCGCCTCCCCGCCGCGGCTGCACTTCGTGCTGGGCTCCGCGGAGCGGATGCCCTTCGTCGGCGGCGCCTTCGACCTGCTGTACAGCGTGGAGGCCGCGCAGCACTTCCGCGACCTGGACGCCTTCGCCCGGGAGGCCGCCCGGGTGCTGCGGCCGGGCGGCCGGCTGGCCGTCGCGAGCTTCTTCGTGCCCCGCGGCGGGGCCGGCGAGGCCGAGGAGCTGGCCCGGCGGCTGGACGGCTTCGCCACCGGGCTGGACGTGGCGCACCCGCTGCCGGGCCTGCTCGGCGCGCTCGAACGGGCCGGACTGGCCGCGGTGGAGGCCGAGTCGGTCGGCGCGTCCGTCTGGCCCGGCCTGGACCGCTTCCTGGCCGGGATCGACCTGCCGGTGCAGTGGCCGCGCAACTTCCTGGGCGCCTACCGGGACGGCCTGCTCGACTACTACGTGGTCACCGCGGACCGGCCCGCGGACGGCTGA